One genomic region from Pseudomonas hormoni encodes:
- the rmuC gene encoding DNA recombination protein RmuC, translated as MEQKWMLIALPLATLVVAWALASWRAQRNQQQLRTDLEVTRSSLEQAKAELALQETKLLQLSEQKAALDIACGRLETDRDNNKDQIAKLDAEITDHKAELKRAQQSEQVARESNSKAQETASKLQEQITSSAVTFTERLTERDQQRGKLETQLSTVETQHKQTVSQLGEARELLAQVQAQLQEKLNELDSYKSWWETTRADLKAANEKYAVLENDHVKLTTSLQEKQQSFDAQFKQLNENRESLTKEFERLANEVLERKGKAFKELNQESINNLIAPLQTEMKGFRSRIEDIHTKDAEQRVELRTELKNLQVLNKDITDQAEKLTTALRGQKKVQGNWGELMLENVLDNSGLRLGIDYQREVSFNTEEGRQRPDAIVYLPQNKHMIIDAKTSLVAYTDYINAEDDLVRAQALAAHTAAVSDRINELADRDYHRLAGLNSPEVVIMFIPIESAYVEALRHDESLFQRAIERNILVATPTTLLTSLKIVKQLWSFEDRNKHTAELANRAQRFYEKLNGFLTSMQAVGTQLDKAKDTYSKALGQLYNGKGNLIKQASEFRELGVSVQKELPAELLERAKLELEGDIALAVGEEAATPLIAVS; from the coding sequence GTGGAGCAAAAATGGATGTTGATCGCACTACCTCTAGCCACTTTAGTTGTCGCATGGGCGCTTGCCAGCTGGCGAGCACAGCGCAACCAGCAACAGTTGCGTACGGATCTTGAAGTCACCCGTTCCAGTTTAGAGCAGGCGAAAGCTGAACTAGCTCTCCAGGAGACGAAGCTCCTTCAACTGAGCGAGCAAAAGGCAGCTTTGGATATCGCTTGCGGACGCCTGGAGACAGATCGGGACAATAACAAGGACCAAATAGCCAAGCTGGATGCAGAAATCACTGACCATAAAGCCGAGCTAAAACGCGCCCAACAATCAGAACAGGTAGCCCGTGAAAGCAACTCCAAGGCTCAGGAAACCGCTTCCAAGCTGCAAGAGCAAATTACCAGCAGCGCTGTCACTTTCACTGAGCGATTGACTGAGCGCGATCAACAGCGAGGGAAATTAGAAACTCAACTGTCGACGGTCGAAACCCAGCATAAACAGACCGTATCCCAGTTGGGAGAGGCGCGAGAACTCCTCGCGCAGGTTCAGGCCCAGTTGCAGGAAAAACTTAATGAGCTGGATAGCTATAAAAGCTGGTGGGAAACCACTCGTGCCGATCTCAAAGCGGCGAATGAAAAATACGCGGTCTTGGAAAACGATCACGTCAAACTCACTACCTCGTTGCAGGAAAAGCAGCAAAGTTTCGACGCGCAATTCAAGCAGCTGAATGAAAACAGGGAGAGCCTCACCAAGGAATTCGAGCGCCTGGCCAACGAAGTATTGGAGCGCAAGGGGAAGGCCTTCAAAGAGCTGAACCAAGAAAGCATCAACAATTTGATTGCCCCATTACAAACTGAGATGAAGGGCTTCCGCTCGCGCATTGAAGACATCCACACCAAGGATGCCGAGCAACGGGTTGAACTGCGTACCGAGCTGAAGAACCTCCAAGTCCTGAACAAAGACATCACTGATCAAGCGGAAAAGCTGACCACTGCTTTGCGCGGCCAGAAGAAGGTCCAGGGCAACTGGGGCGAGCTGATGCTGGAAAATGTTTTGGACAACTCAGGCCTTCGACTTGGAATTGACTATCAGCGCGAGGTGAGCTTCAACACTGAAGAAGGCCGTCAGCGTCCGGACGCCATCGTCTATCTACCGCAGAACAAGCACATGATCATCGATGCCAAGACATCGCTAGTCGCTTACACCGACTACATCAATGCCGAGGATGATCTTGTGCGGGCACAGGCATTGGCCGCCCACACTGCTGCCGTCAGTGATCGGATTAATGAGCTGGCTGACCGCGACTACCATCGCCTTGCCGGTTTGAATTCGCCGGAAGTCGTGATCATGTTTATTCCTATCGAGTCTGCCTACGTTGAAGCGCTGCGCCACGATGAATCGCTATTCCAGCGCGCGATAGAACGCAACATCCTGGTGGCCACGCCGACGACTTTGTTGACCAGCCTGAAGATCGTCAAGCAGCTGTGGAGCTTCGAAGATCGAAACAAGCACACCGCGGAGCTGGCAAACCGAGCCCAGCGTTTCTACGAGAAGCTCAACGGCTTCCTGACCAGTATGCAGGCGGTGGGCACCCAGCTGGATAAGGCCAAAGACACTTACTCAAAGGCTTTGGGCCAGCTCTATAACGGTAAAGGTAACCTCATCAAACAAGCGTCGGAATTCAGGGAGCTGGGGGTCTCAGTGCAGAAGGAATTACCGGCAGAACTGCTGGAGCGGGCAAAGCTGGAACTTGAAGGTGACATTGCGCTAGCAGTTGGAGAGGAAGCGGCCACGCCGTTAATTGCGGTGTCTTAA
- a CDS encoding PD-(D/E)XK nuclease family protein, translating into MDDFLQTVALLRARYQRPAGFNLFSVLRSSSDEVRLHSRFLAFLLDPKATHNQGTALLNLLLKRLGIQNFYLENSIVEVEYRNIDILVRNQSKQAVIIENKIYARDQDEQLWTYHQRIQAEGYDKIWTTYLTLDGSEPSKESRKSLSVKLISYEAEIIAWLKDCVPLIAREPGVRESVFQYIELLQKLTSSDQGEIYMSKLKEQILLGENLFVIADINHAFKSILADLQLDIWERMVAYQTTQYAQLGKPEISATKEAVSAYYKKAKNSKFIGLTFPFTFMKGGVYIELNHRLYVGYYCDGVQFPEDRERLLMLGREFTLTSRKSSNLFWRFSKFNVNLNAPSNEDLALLRDPNMRESIAVSLIDDAHDLWQRAHERFT; encoded by the coding sequence ATGGACGACTTTTTACAAACAGTAGCTCTTCTGCGAGCAAGGTATCAGCGCCCGGCAGGCTTCAACCTTTTCTCCGTGCTCCGCAGCTCAAGTGACGAGGTTCGACTTCACTCCCGCTTCCTTGCGTTCCTGCTTGATCCAAAGGCTACTCACAATCAGGGGACAGCTCTGCTGAATCTCCTGTTGAAGCGCTTGGGCATCCAAAACTTTTATCTAGAGAATTCGATCGTCGAAGTCGAGTATCGGAATATCGACATTCTGGTCCGCAACCAGTCTAAGCAGGCAGTGATCATCGAAAACAAGATCTACGCCCGCGACCAGGACGAGCAGCTGTGGACCTACCACCAGCGAATACAAGCGGAAGGCTATGACAAGATTTGGACCACGTACTTAACTCTGGATGGTTCCGAGCCCAGTAAAGAGAGTCGCAAATCTCTGTCGGTAAAACTCATAAGCTACGAAGCTGAGATTATTGCCTGGCTGAAGGACTGTGTCCCGCTGATTGCCCGTGAGCCCGGGGTGCGAGAAAGCGTTTTCCAGTACATCGAACTCCTTCAAAAGCTGACATCCAGCGACCAAGGCGAGATCTACATGAGCAAGCTAAAAGAACAGATTCTGCTCGGCGAAAATCTCTTCGTAATTGCAGATATCAACCATGCGTTCAAATCCATACTGGCCGATCTACAACTCGATATTTGGGAGCGCATGGTAGCTTACCAAACCACTCAGTATGCGCAGCTCGGTAAGCCCGAAATTTCAGCCACGAAGGAGGCGGTTTCCGCCTATTACAAAAAGGCGAAAAACAGCAAATTCATCGGCCTCACTTTCCCCTTCACATTTATGAAAGGGGGGGTGTATATCGAACTCAATCACCGTCTGTACGTTGGCTACTACTGCGACGGCGTTCAGTTTCCGGAAGACCGGGAACGCCTATTGATGCTAGGGCGAGAATTCACACTCACCAGTCGCAAATCAAGCAACCTGTTCTGGAGATTTTCTAAATTCAACGTGAATCTAAATGCCCCCTCAAATGAGGATTTGGCGCTGCTGCGAGACCCTAATATGAGGGAGTCGATAGCAGTCAGCCTCATCGACGATGCGCACGATCTGTGGCAGCGAGCGCACGAGCGTTTCACCTAA
- a CDS encoding YncE family protein, protein MKLPAVLIALITPVLLSGSVVSFAWQIPGKASAQDIPITHQDRMYAAEQFSNSVSVTDPVDNKVLGVIFLGDPQPTNLSPLYRGEMLTHGLGFSPDHKTLVVVSVGTNSVTFIDTETNSVKHKTYVGRAPHEAFFTPDGKEVWVTVRGEDYVSVIDVKTYQEKMRIKTPVGPGMQIFSPDGKYGYVCSSFTPETVVVSVADHTIVGHVPQVSPFCPNIAASADGKQVWFTLKDTGKVQVFEATPPFKPLKTLDIGPIANHVNLVNNANGSFAYITVGGLNQVQVYRTDNFEKVATIPVGNLPHGVWPSGDGTRIYVELENADAYAVIDTLSNKVVANIPIGQAPQAIAYVPNAVTTGTGIDNLKPLGVAGQAAHLTLQVMGKTADQPPTSVALFDQGLIQVLQAAVTGLEPKQPYILALSDKSDGSGTLQPLSAFMTNPAGSAVVNAVGPIRQIVQNDVPEQNRYLVILAGKPDQLGAVVQVQSK, encoded by the coding sequence ATGAAGCTCCCGGCGGTCCTGATAGCTTTGATCACTCCGGTTTTGCTGTCCGGTTCTGTAGTCAGTTTCGCGTGGCAAATACCTGGGAAGGCATCTGCGCAGGATATCCCCATCACCCATCAAGACCGAATGTATGCAGCAGAGCAGTTCTCGAACTCCGTCTCTGTAACCGATCCAGTCGATAACAAAGTGCTCGGTGTGATTTTCTTAGGCGATCCCCAACCGACAAACCTCAGCCCGCTCTATCGTGGAGAAATGCTAACGCACGGCTTGGGGTTCTCACCTGATCACAAGACCTTGGTGGTGGTGTCAGTCGGCACCAACTCGGTAACGTTTATCGATACGGAGACCAACTCCGTCAAGCACAAGACCTATGTCGGCCGGGCGCCTCACGAAGCGTTTTTTACGCCTGATGGCAAGGAAGTCTGGGTGACGGTACGCGGCGAGGATTACGTGTCGGTGATCGATGTGAAAACCTACCAAGAAAAAATGAGGATCAAGACGCCAGTAGGTCCCGGCATGCAGATCTTTTCCCCAGACGGCAAGTACGGTTACGTATGTTCTTCGTTCACTCCAGAGACAGTAGTGGTTTCCGTGGCTGACCACACAATTGTTGGTCATGTGCCACAGGTAAGCCCGTTCTGCCCAAACATCGCCGCATCTGCTGATGGCAAGCAGGTTTGGTTCACCTTGAAGGACACGGGAAAAGTTCAGGTGTTTGAAGCTACTCCACCTTTCAAGCCACTCAAGACCCTGGATATCGGTCCCATCGCCAACCATGTCAATCTGGTCAACAACGCCAACGGTTCATTTGCCTATATCACTGTTGGTGGGTTGAATCAGGTGCAGGTTTATCGCACGGACAATTTTGAGAAGGTAGCAACTATTCCCGTCGGCAATCTTCCTCACGGAGTGTGGCCATCCGGCGATGGAACCCGTATCTACGTAGAGCTGGAAAATGCCGATGCGTATGCGGTGATCGATACACTGAGCAACAAGGTAGTAGCCAATATTCCTATAGGCCAAGCACCACAGGCTATTGCCTATGTGCCCAACGCAGTCACGACTGGGACGGGTATCGACAACCTCAAGCCTTTGGGTGTGGCAGGGCAGGCAGCGCACCTTACCCTACAGGTCATGGGTAAAACTGCTGATCAGCCACCAACCAGCGTCGCGCTATTCGATCAAGGACTGATTCAGGTACTACAAGCTGCTGTGACGGGGCTCGAACCTAAGCAGCCTTACATTTTGGCGCTGTCTGACAAGTCCGACGGTAGCGGTACCCTTCAACCGTTATCTGCGTTCATGACCAACCCGGCAGGTTCGGCAGTCGTCAATGCAGTTGGTCCTATCCGGCAGATCGTGCAGAACGATGTGCCTGAGCAGAATCGCTATTTGGTGATCCTGGCCGGCAAGCCTGATCAGCTAGGGGCAGTTGTTCAGGTTCAGTCCAAGTAA